One genomic window of Monodelphis domestica isolate mMonDom1 chromosome 1, mMonDom1.pri, whole genome shotgun sequence includes the following:
- the NPY4R2 gene encoding neuropeptide Y receptor type 4-2 — MNSTNFFNLLPILPQGQNRSWRKGLLLNFSDHCQNSIDLNSFLVTAYSLETFIGILGNLCLVGVVVRQREKANVTNILIANLAFSDFIMSLFCQPFTLIYTIMDYWIFGDAMCKLSAFIQCMSVTVSVLSLVLIALERHHMITNPLGYMPNMIQAYLGIVITWLIACFLAMPFMANSILRNVFQKNQSEAMNFLADKAVCTESWPTTQHKSIYTILLLFLQYVAPLTFIIVCYLRIHRQLKRRRDLFKKNEFSLGVTQMKRINSVLLSMVAAFAICWLPLHVFNALEDWYHEAIPICYGNLIFLVCHLIAMASTCINPIIYGFLNSNFKKEMKSLFLVCQNKPSKEIYEQLPLSTVQSEISKESLKLSSEPNSL; from the coding sequence ATGAATTCAACTAATTTTTTCAATCTACTGCCAATATTACCCCAAGGCCAAAACAGGAGCTGGAGGAAAGGTCTCCTCTTGAACTTCTCCGATCACTGCCAGAATTCCATTGACCTGAACAGCTTCCTGGTCACTGCTTACAGCCTGGAAACCTTCATAGGCATCTTAGGCAATCTGTGTCTGGTGGGGGTGGTAgtcagacagagggagaaagccAATGTCACGAATATCCTCATTGCTAATCTGGCTTTCTCAGACTTTATTATGAGTCTCTTTTGCCAGCCTTTCACACTCATCTATACCATCATGGACTACTGGATCTTTGGAGATGCCATGTGTAAACTGTCTGCCTTCATCCAGTGCATGTCAGTGACAGTGTCTGTTCTCTCTCTTGTTCTGATTGCCCTGGAAAGACATCATATGATCACCAATCCCTTAGGCTATATGCCCAACATGATCCAGGCCTACCTAGGGATTGTGATCACTTGGCTCATTGCCTGCTTCCTAGCTATGCCCTTCATGGCCAATAGCATCTTGAGGAATGTGTTCCAAAAGAACCAATCGGAAGCCATGAACTTTTTAGCAGACAAGGCTGTTTGTACAGAATCCTGGCCGACGACTCAACACAAATCCATTTACACCATCCTCTTGCTATTCCTCCAATACGTTGCACCCTTGACCTTTATCATCGTGTGTTACCTGCGCATCCATCGTCAGCTGAAGAGGAGAAGAGACCTTTTTAAGAAAAATGAGTTCTCTTTAGGGGTAACTCAGATGAAAAGGATAAACTCGGTGCTTCTGTCCATGGTGGCAGCTTTTGCCATTTGCTGGTTGCCCCTGCATGTTTTCAATGCTCTTGAGGACTGGTATCATGAAGCTATTCCCATCTGCTACGGGAACCTAATTTTCTTAGTATGCCATTTGATAGCCATGGCGTCCACTTGCATCAACCCCATCATCTATGGATTTCTGAATAGTAActtcaaaaaggaaatgaagtcacTCTTCCTCGTTTGCCAGAATAAGCCCTCAAAGGAGATCTATGAACAGTTACCTCTGTCTACTGTGCAGAGTGAAATTTCTAAAGAATCTTTGAAGTTGAGCTCTGAACCCAATTCTCTTTAG